A part of Primulina eburnea isolate SZY01 chromosome 10, ASM2296580v1, whole genome shotgun sequence genomic DNA contains:
- the LOC140803664 gene encoding uncharacterized protein At1g08160-like, with amino-acid sequence MKYSIEQGSISGYSFKNDTLNANFHFLLQANNPNSGFAIYYKGVNVSVSYEGTTLSDNSTVPTFHQPSRNITHVRFDLVAKDVRINRTVARDLNAEFESGDVALDLRLWSKMMMEFGGFRIHRGLTIHCKGLKVPLSSSKVFEKVACRKHVFD; translated from the coding sequence ATGAAATACTCGATCGAGCAGGGCTCCATCTCCGGCTACAGCTTCAAGAACGATACGCTCAACGCGAACTTCCACTTCCTACTCCAAGCAAACAATCCGAACAGCGGGTTCGCAATATATTACAAGGGAGTGAATGTTTCAGTGTCGTACGAGGGCACGACGCTGTCCGATAACAGCACTGTCCCTACATTCCACCAGCCGAGCAGAAACATCACGCATGTGAGATTTGATTTGGTGGCGAAAGATGTGCGGATTAACAGGACCGTGGCTCGGGATTTGAACGCGGAGTTTGAGTCCGGGGATGTTGCATTGGATTTGAGATTGTGGTCGAAGATGATGATGGAGTTCGGGGGTTTCAGGATTCATCGCGGGCTTACTATTCATTGTAAGGGTTTGAAGGTGCCACTTTCTTCGTCTAAAGTGTTTGAGAAGGTTGCTTGTCGCAAACATGTATTTGACTGA
- the LOC140842405 gene encoding exosome complex component RRP41-like, whose protein sequence is MSGKPSSTAATYSPSPTNFRKKKTLNVSGSDWVRSDGRRIHQCRPALLRTGAVSSASGSAYAEFGNTKVIVSVFGPRESKKAMIYSDTGRLNCNVSYTTFATPIHGQAHETKDLSSTLHKALEGAIILKSFPKTTVDVFALVLESGGSDLPVVISCASLALADAGIMLYDMVTSVSVSLFGKDFLIDPISEEESYQDGSLMITFMPSRNEVTQMTVTGEWSTSKIHEAMQLCLDACSKLGKIMRSCLKEAASGTQD, encoded by the exons ATGTCAGGAAAGCCAAGCTCTACGGCGGCAACGTATTCGCCGTCGCCGACGAATTTTAGGAAGAAGAAGACCTTGAATGTCTCGGGTTCTGATTGGGTACGCTCCGACGGCCGCCGCATCCATCAGTGCCGCCCTGCAT TACTAAGGACAGGTGCGGTGAGTTCTGCCTCAGGGTCTGCTTATGCAGAGTTTGGAAACACCAAGGTCATTGTTTCTGT ATTTGGCCCTAGAGAAAGTAAGAAAGCAATGATATACAGTGACACAGGGAGACTAAATTGTAATGTCAGTTATACAACTTTCGCTACACCCATTCATGGCCAG GCACATGAAACTAAAGATCTGTCGTCAACACTCCACAAAGCTCTTGAGGGTGCTATTATATTGAAATCTTTCCCCAAGACAACTGTTGATGTTTTTGCATTGGTATTGGAATCCGGAGGAA GCGATCTCCCAGTAGTAATATCGTGTGCCAGTCTTGCTCTAGCAGATGCTGGCATCATGTTATATGACATGGTTACCTCTGTATCAGTG TCATTATTTGGCAAGGACTTTCTTATCGATCCTATATCAGAAGAGGAGAGTTACCAAGATGGCAGTCTAATGATTACATTCATGCCATCGCGTAATGAGGTTACTCAAATGACTGTCACAGGAGAATGGTCGACATCAAAGATCCACGAG GCAATGCAGTTATGCCTTGATGCTTGCTCCAAGCTAGGGAAGATAATGAGGTCTTGTCTAAAAGAAGCTGCTTCTGGTACACAGGATTAG
- the LOC140842406 gene encoding uncharacterized protein, translating into MGTPHRSGFAKKSTSSSRLVITTIMGMVLGYFVGVSFPSISLSKINLPSSLRSSIDIALGDHYSATRSFPKNLGTTPLTPKIHIPTNPRGAESLPPGIVVSESDFYLRRLWGDPSKDLKRKPKYLVTFTVGLNQMNNIDAAVKKFSEDFQILLFHYDGHTSEWDQFEWSRNAIHVSVRKQTKWWYAKRFLQPDVVLAYDYIFIWDEDLGVEHFNAEKYIELVKKHGLEISQPGLEPNNGLTWQMTKRRGDGEVHKDADEKPGWCSDPYLPPCAAFVEIMAPVFSRKAWRCVWHMIQNDLVHGWGLDFALRRCVEPSHEKIGVVDAQWIVHQTIPSLGSQGKSDHGKAPWQGVRERCKKEWALFQDRLANAEKAYFAYREKI; encoded by the exons ATGGGAACCCCGCATCGCAG TGGGTTTGCGAAGAAGTCAACTAGTAGTTCAAGGCTCGTGATAACAACCATAATGGGAATGGTGCTTGGATATTTTGTTGGTGTTTCATTTCCATCAATTTCTTTATCGAAG ATTAATCTCCCATCAAGTTTAAGGTCATCTATTGATATAGCGCTTGGTGATCATTATTCTGCCACTCGTAGTTTTCCCAAAAATCTTGGTACTACTCCTTTAACACCCAAG ATCCACATTCCTACAAATCCTCGTGGTGCGGAGTCCTTACCACCGGGAATTGTTGTCTCGGAATCAGACTTTTATCTGAGAAGATTATGGGGTGACCCTAGTAAG GATCTGAAAAGGAAGCCAAAGTACCTAGTAACTTTTACAGTTGGTTTGAATCAAATGAACAATATAGATGCAGCTGTGAAAAAG TTTTCTGAGGATTTTCAGATTTTACTTTTCCATTATGATGGCCATACAAGTGAATGGGATCAATTTGAGTGGTCACGAAATGCCATACATGTCAGTGttagaaaacaaacaaaatg GTGGTATGCAAAGAGATTTTTGCAGCCAGATGTTGTACTTGCTTATGATTACATTTTCATTTGGGATGAAGATCTTGGAGTTGAACACTTCAATGCTGAGAA GTATATCGAACTTGTTAAGAAACATGGTTTGGAAATTTCTCAACCTGGTCTCGAGCCCAATAATGGACTGACATGGCAAATGACAAAGAGAAGAGGTGATGGAGAAGTACACAA GGATGCAGACGAGAAACCAGGCTGGTGTAGTGATCCATATTTGCCTCCATGCGCAGC CTTTGTGGAAATTATGGCTCCCGTGTTTTCTCGTAAAGCTTGGAGATGTGTTTGGCATATGATTCAG AATGATTTAGTTCATGGATGGGGATTGGACTTTGCATTAAGAAGATGCGTGGAA CCTTCGCATGAAAAAATTGGGGTTGTTGATGCGCAGTGGATTGTACACCAAACTATTCCATCACTTGGAAGTCAG GGAAAGTCTGATCATGGGAAAGCTCCATGGCAAGGG GTACGAGAGAGATGCAAGAAGGAATGGGCTTTGTTTCAAGATCGCCTTGCTAATGCGGAGAAGGCATACTTTGCATACCgtgaaaaaatttaa